A part of Aegilops tauschii subsp. strangulata cultivar AL8/78 chromosome 2, Aet v6.0, whole genome shotgun sequence genomic DNA contains:
- the LOC109782704 gene encoding cytochrome P450 94C1, producing the protein MDDALELSWGARCAGLAFFSLSIFSVALGAVLLLVRRWPNPWCGCHVCRAYLTGSWAKDFTNLADWYAHLLRESPTGTVQVHVLGCTVTANPANVEYMLKTRFDNFPKGKRFAALLGDLLGAGIFNVDGDAWRHQRKMASLQLGSVTVRSYAYKIVAQEVETRLLPALADAADEGKVIDLQDVFRRFAFDTVCKISFGLDPGCLDLDMPMSDLANAFDTASRLCAMRGAAASPLVWKMKRMLNIGSERELKKAIKLVDDLASAMILQRRTLGFDNTHDLLSRFMASDVAMDDKYLRDIIVSFLLAGRDTVASALTTLFIHLHKNPEVAAAIRAEAGGDKPSTYEHLMSLQYTHAVLFENMRLFPPVQFDSKFCAAADVLPDGTYVEGESRVMYHPYAMGRTPSIWGADYEAFRPDRWLTGPGGSFAPASLYKYPVFQAGLRVCLGKELAITEMKAVGVAVVKAFDVEVVGENGRSGWAPTFVPGLTASISGGLPVRIKRTTQNS; encoded by the coding sequence ATGGATGATGCCCTGGAGCTGTCATGGGGGGCGCGGTGCGCGGGGCTCGCCTTCTTCAGCCTCTCCATCTTCTCGGTGGCGCTCGGCGCGGTGCTCCTGCTCGTGCGCCGGTGGCCCAACCCCTGGTGCGGCTGTCACGTGTGCCGGGCTTACCTCACGGGGTCGTGGGCCAAGGACTTCACCAACCTCGCCGACTGGTACGCGCACCTGCTGCGCGAGTCGCCGACGGGCACCGTCCAGGTCCACGTCCTCGGCTGCACGGTCACCGCCAACCCGGCCAACGTCGAGTACATGCTCAAGACCCGCTTCGACAACTTCCCCAAGGGCAAGCGCTTCGCCGCGCTCCTCGGCGACCTCCTCGGCGCCGGCATCTTCAACGTCGACGGCGACGCCTGGCGCCACCAGCGCAAGATGGCCAGCCTCCAGCTCGGCAGCGTCACCGTGCGCTCCTACGCCTACAAGATCGTCGCCCAGGAGGTGGAGACGCGCCTCCTGCCAGCCCTAGCCGACGCCGCCGACGAGGGCAAGGTGATCGACCTCCAGGACGTGTTCCGACGGTTCGCCTTCGACACCGTCTGCAAGATCTCCTTCGGGCTGGACCCGGGCTGCCTCGACCTCGACATGCCCATGTCGGACCTAGCCAACGCGTTCGACACCGCCTCGCGGCTCTGCGCCATGCGGGGCGCGGCGGCCTCGCCGTTGGTGTGGAAGATGAAGCGGATGCTCAACATTGGGTCCGAGAGGGAGCTTAAGAAGGCCATCAAGCTCGTCGACGACCTCGCGTCGGCCATGATTCTGCAGCGCCGGACTCTGGGTTTCGACAACACCCACGACCTCCTGTCCCGCTTCATGGCCTCGGACGTCGCCATGGACGACAAGTATCTCCGCGACATCATCGTCAGCTTCCTCCTCGCTGGCCGGGATACGGTCGCCTCCGCGCTTACCACGCTCTTCATCCACCTGCACAAGAACCCTGAAGTCGCGGCCGCCATTCGCGCGGAGGCCGGCGGCGACAAGCCGTCCACCTACGAGCACCTGATGAGCCTGCAGTATACCCACGCGGTGCTGTTCGAGAACATGCGGCTGTTCCCGCCGGTGCAGTTTGACTCCAAGTTCTGCGCCGCCGCGGACGTGCTCCCGGACGGCACCTACGTGGAGGGCGAGTCACGCGTGATGTACCACCCGTACGCCATGGGACGCACGCCCAGCATCTGGGGCGCCGACTACGAGGCGTTCCGCCCCGATCGGTGGCTCACCGGACCCGGCGGTTCGTTCGCGCCGGCGAGCCTGTACAAGTACCCGGTGTTCCAGGCCGGCCTCCGTGTGTGCCTCGGCAAGGAGCTCGCCATAACTGAGATGAAGGCGGTCGGCGTGGCAGTGGTGAAGGCGTTCGACGTGGAGGTGGTTGGAGAGAATGGCCGTAGTGGCTGGGCGCCGACGTTTGTGCCGGGGCTCACGGCGTCCATCAGCGGCGGCCTCCCGGTGAGGATCAAACGCACAACTCAAAATTCATAA
- the LOC109782702 gene encoding uncharacterized protein, whose amino-acid sequence MSSTTALPDQAVETCCRQEKRARIAGTAVDPNWRDWADRIAGPAGLIAERVLADDVADYLRFRAVCRTWRRCTASPHEHDSLNVWKQRRDFLNVSTGERIRVDLPELRYQYVVGATSDGGLIVLCDKRTYVVRLLNPLTRQLTTLPAAITQQYTGSNQRA is encoded by the exons ATGTCGTCGACCACTGCGCTACCTGACCAAGCCGTGGAAACGTGTTGCCGGCAAGAAAAACGCGCTCGCATCGCCGGGACCGCCGTGGACCCTAACTG GAGGGATTGGGCGGACCGGATCGCCGGGCCGGCAGGCCTGATCGCCGAGCGTGTCCTCGCGGACGACGTCGCGGACTACCTCCGCTTCCGCGCGGTGTGCCGCACATGGCGGCGATGCACCGCGTCCCCGCACGAGCACGACAGCCTGAACGTCTGGAAGCAGCGCCGTGACTTCCTGAACGTCTCGACCGGGGAGCGCATCCGGGTGGACCTGCCGGAGCTCCGCTACCAGTACGTGGTCGGGGCCACCTCTGATGGCGGCCTCATCGTGCTGTGCGACAAGCGCACCTACGTCGTCCGCCTCCTCAACCCGCTCACCCGGCAGCTGACGACCCTCCCGGCCGCGATCACGCAGCAGTACACTGGGAGCAACCAAAGGGCGTAA